cattcaataaacaaaatggcAAATCGTAAAATCAGTGACTTTGCAGgctttaaaaaagttttagatgGAGCGAAAAATATAGCTGTATTAACAGGAGCTGGTGTTTCCGCAGAATCGGGAATTCCAGTATTTAGAGGTGCAGGAGGTTTTTGGAGAACTCACAGATCTCAGGATCTTGCAACTCCTCAAGCTTTTGCTGCTAATCCTGCGCTGGTTTGggaattttatcattatagaAGAAATATTGCATTCACTTCACTCCCAAATAATGTaagcacaattattattttttttttcatttatatatatatatatatatatatatatatatatatatatatatacccaTTTTCTTGTCTTAGGCCCATAAGGCGCTAGCATTATACGAAGCACAATGTTTGAGAGAAGGTCGGCGTTTTAGCATAATAACACAAAATGTTGATGGTCTCCATCAGAGAGCTGGTTCCATAAATGTTATTGAACTACATGGTGCTCTACATAAAGTTAAATGTACTAATCCAAAATGCAGATTCTTGGATGAAAACTATGATAACCCTATATGTGAAGTCTTTAGAAATAGAGGGTTAGtcaaaattttctattcacTTGATAAATATTTGCTTTAGATTTTGATTgactttattaattttagtgaCCCTGCTGCTGAAGGTTATAATTTACCTGTTATAGATAAAAAAGATTTACCTAAATGTAAGAAGTGTCAAAAACTCGTAAGACCTTATATTGTATGGTTTGGAGAAAACTTGGACTTCAAAGTTATGCAAGCTGCAAGTAAGTACTAATTTCATACATAAGAGCATAAAACCATTCCATAATCAAATG
This portion of the Diorhabda sublineata isolate icDioSubl1.1 chromosome X, icDioSubl1.1, whole genome shotgun sequence genome encodes:
- the LOC130451821 gene encoding NAD-dependent protein deacylase-like; translation: MFTPKQSIFHSINKMANRKISDFAGFKKVLDGAKNIAVLTGAGVSAESGIPVFRGAGGFWRTHRSQDLATPQAFAANPALVWEFYHYRRNIAFTSLPNNAHKALALYEAQCLREGRRFSIITQNVDGLHQRAGSINVIELHGALHKVKCTNPKCRFLDENYDNPICEVFRNRGDPAAEGYNLPVIDKKDLPKCKKCQKLVRPYIVWFGENLDFKVMQAAREVVETCDMCLVIGTSSVVYPAAMFAPRVLERGMPVAEFNLNEEPADEMFDFHFPGKCGTTLPKALGIEL